From one Tsukamurella tyrosinosolvens genomic stretch:
- a CDS encoding SpoIID/LytB domain-containing protein: MPVWIDGGPRRRRGRRTVALALLPALAVGGAAALLSTTNIVGDPELAAGSDVTFTGQGNGHGRGLGQWGAFGYAKAGWKAEQIVAHYYGGSQLARADVKLPVRVQLTTQKAANVLAPAGAKIGDQPVAPGQAVRLEGGNAVITTGCNGPVVKTVPAGEDATISPLNAEAGRPVGELLTFCGSNAAYRGAIAAKDGKVFNVVTIEDYVRGVVPVESKVEWADQGGYEALRAQAIAARSYALAEGAKRGDRYNDTQDSQVYGGAGKEDPRTDKAVASTAGLVMAKNGYAVSTEFSSSTGGYTAGGDFTAVKDDGDVVSPFKNWTQKVPTSKIAQEFGVGAFKSIRVVKTQSAQAGRVEAVEIVGANRTVTAKGDEVRKKLGLRSDWFTIDGQAPASAPAPGAPSAPGAATAPSSATQAPVPGRVVDQPIVAAPVDPFNPVPTAPNAAQTAPTGATTPTAAAPTAGTVAAAPAAPAAPAVPTVPGAAPAVAAAGSPAVPSAPAAAPAAPTAPAAPAIPGIPAPPAASVAAAGVQAVTGKAAVEAAYAAAGGEKGTLGRAVANPIAFPDGSILQSYQNGTIYYSKANGAQVVPSGVSAPATLLNWATAFAAGGAPSLPPLPLLNLIPGWGDVVGINPTAADTPAGVPAVPVTPGDTSAAATPGSSTPAAPAAPSAPSTPGAPAAPAAPATTAPAAPAAPSAPAGSTPLAVPTVPNAPA; the protein is encoded by the coding sequence ATGCCCGTGTGGATCGACGGCGGTCCTCGTCGCCGCCGCGGACGGCGTACCGTCGCGCTCGCGCTGCTCCCGGCCCTGGCCGTGGGCGGCGCCGCTGCGCTGCTCAGCACCACGAACATCGTCGGCGACCCCGAACTGGCCGCCGGCAGCGACGTGACCTTCACCGGCCAGGGCAACGGCCACGGCCGCGGCCTGGGGCAGTGGGGCGCCTTCGGCTACGCGAAGGCCGGCTGGAAGGCCGAGCAGATCGTCGCCCACTACTACGGCGGCTCCCAGCTGGCCCGCGCCGATGTGAAGCTGCCCGTCCGCGTCCAGCTCACCACCCAGAAGGCGGCGAACGTGCTGGCCCCGGCCGGTGCCAAGATCGGCGACCAGCCCGTCGCGCCCGGTCAGGCCGTGCGCCTCGAGGGCGGGAACGCCGTCATCACCACCGGCTGCAACGGCCCGGTCGTCAAGACCGTCCCCGCCGGCGAGGACGCGACGATCTCGCCGCTCAACGCGGAGGCGGGCCGCCCCGTCGGCGAGCTCCTGACGTTCTGCGGCTCCAACGCCGCCTACCGCGGTGCGATCGCGGCCAAGGACGGCAAGGTCTTCAACGTGGTCACGATCGAGGACTACGTCCGCGGCGTGGTCCCCGTCGAGAGCAAGGTCGAATGGGCCGACCAGGGCGGCTACGAGGCCCTGCGCGCGCAGGCCATCGCGGCCCGCTCGTACGCGCTGGCCGAGGGCGCCAAGCGCGGCGACCGCTACAACGACACCCAGGACTCGCAGGTCTACGGCGGCGCCGGCAAGGAGGATCCGCGCACCGACAAGGCCGTCGCGAGCACCGCCGGCCTGGTCATGGCCAAGAACGGCTACGCCGTCTCCACCGAGTTCTCCAGCTCCACCGGCGGCTACACCGCGGGCGGCGACTTCACGGCGGTCAAGGACGACGGCGACGTCGTCTCGCCGTTCAAGAACTGGACCCAGAAGGTCCCCACGTCGAAGATCGCGCAGGAGTTCGGCGTCGGCGCGTTCAAGTCGATCCGCGTGGTCAAGACGCAGTCGGCGCAGGCCGGCCGCGTCGAGGCCGTCGAGATCGTCGGCGCGAACCGCACCGTCACCGCGAAGGGCGACGAGGTCCGCAAGAAGCTCGGCCTGCGCTCGGACTGGTTCACCATCGACGGCCAGGCCCCGGCGTCGGCCCCCGCACCGGGCGCCCCGAGCGCCCCCGGCGCGGCCACGGCACCGTCGAGCGCGACGCAGGCGCCGGTCCCCGGGCGCGTCGTGGACCAGCCGATCGTCGCGGCCCCCGTCGACCCGTTCAACCCTGTCCCGACCGCCCCGAACGCCGCGCAGACGGCCCCGACGGGCGCGACGACCCCCACCGCCGCGGCCCCGACGGCCGGCACCGTCGCCGCGGCCCCGGCCGCCCCCGCGGCGCCCGCCGTCCCGACGGTGCCCGGCGCCGCCCCGGCGGTCGCGGCCGCCGGATCCCCCGCGGTCCCCTCGGCGCCCGCCGCGGCCCCGGCAGCACCCACCGCGCCGGCAGCGCCCGCGATCCCCGGCATCCCGGCGCCGCCCGCCGCGTCGGTCGCGGCCGCCGGCGTGCAGGCCGTGACCGGCAAGGCCGCGGTCGAGGCCGCGTACGCCGCCGCCGGCGGCGAGAAGGGCACGCTCGGCCGCGCCGTCGCGAACCCGATCGCGTTCCCCGACGGCTCGATCCTGCAGTCGTACCAGAACGGCACCATCTACTACTCGAAGGCGAACGGCGCCCAGGTCGTCCCGTCGGGCGTCTCCGCGCCCGCCACGCTGCTCAACTGGGCCACGGCCTTCGCCGCGGGCGGCGCACCGAGCCTGCCGCCGCTCCCGCTGCTCAACCTGATCCCGGGCTGGGGCGACGTGGTCGGCATCAACCCGACCGCCGCCGACACCCCGGCCGGCGTCCCCGCGGTGCCCGTCACCCCGGGCGACACGTCCGCGGCCGCCACCCCCGGCTCGAGTACGCCTGCGGCGCCCGCCGCGCCGTCGGCCCCGTCCACCCCGGGTGCGCCGGCCGCTCCCGCGGCCCCGGCGACCACCGCACCCGCCGCCCCGGCGGCACCCTCGGCCCCGGCGGGATCCACCCCGCTCGCGGTCCCGACGGTGCCGAACGCCCCGGCTTAG
- the glf gene encoding UDP-galactopyranose mutase: protein MATETSSTYDLIVVGSGFFGLTIAERTAAELGKRVLVIERRPHLGGNAYSEPEPETGIEIHKYGAHLFHTSNERVWEYVNKFTDFTGYQHRVFAMHKGQAYQFPLGLGLVSQFFGRYFTPDEAKALIQEQASEFDSKDAQNFEEKAISLIGRPLYEAFIKHYTAKQWETDPKNLPAGNITRLPVRYTFDNRYFNDTHEGLPVDGYTAWLENMAASDLIDVRLDTDWFDVRDELTAASPDAPIVYTGPLDRYFDYSAGRLGWRTLDFETEVLPVGDFQGTPVMNYNDADVQYTRIHEFRHFHPERTSYPTDKTVIMREFGRFANDDDEPYYPINTPSDREMLAAYRALAKTEAAERKVLFGGRLGTYQYLDMHMAIASALSMFDNTLRPHLETGAALTEETAQ, encoded by the coding sequence GTGGCGACCGAAACTTCTTCGACCTATGACCTGATCGTCGTCGGCTCCGGCTTCTTCGGCCTGACCATCGCCGAAAGGACCGCCGCGGAGCTCGGCAAGCGGGTCCTGGTGATCGAGCGACGGCCGCACCTCGGCGGCAACGCGTACTCGGAGCCCGAGCCCGAGACCGGCATCGAGATCCACAAGTACGGTGCGCATCTCTTCCACACCTCCAACGAGCGGGTGTGGGAGTACGTCAACAAGTTCACCGACTTCACCGGCTACCAGCACCGCGTCTTCGCGATGCACAAGGGCCAGGCCTACCAGTTCCCCCTCGGCCTCGGCCTCGTCAGCCAGTTCTTCGGCCGCTACTTCACGCCCGACGAGGCGAAGGCGCTGATCCAGGAGCAGGCCTCGGAGTTCGACTCCAAGGACGCGCAGAACTTCGAGGAGAAGGCGATCTCCCTGATCGGCCGCCCCCTCTACGAGGCGTTCATCAAGCACTACACGGCCAAGCAGTGGGAGACCGACCCGAAGAACCTGCCCGCCGGCAACATCACCCGCCTGCCGGTGCGTTACACCTTCGACAACCGCTACTTCAACGACACCCACGAGGGGCTGCCCGTCGACGGGTACACCGCCTGGCTCGAGAACATGGCCGCGTCGGACCTCATCGACGTGCGGCTCGACACCGACTGGTTCGACGTCCGCGACGAGCTGACCGCGGCCTCCCCGGACGCCCCGATCGTCTACACCGGCCCGCTGGACCGGTACTTCGACTACTCGGCCGGCCGCCTCGGCTGGCGCACCCTCGACTTCGAGACCGAGGTGCTCCCGGTCGGCGACTTCCAGGGCACCCCCGTCATGAACTACAACGACGCCGACGTGCAGTACACCCGCATCCACGAGTTCCGGCACTTCCACCCCGAGCGCACGAGCTACCCGACCGACAAGACGGTCATCATGCGCGAGTTCGGCCGGTTCGCCAACGACGACGACGAGCCGTACTACCCGATCAACACCCCGTCGGACCGCGAGATGCTCGCGGCCTACCGGGCGCTCGCCAAGACCGAGGCCGCGGAGCGGAAGGTCCTCTTCGGCGGCCGCCTCGGCACCTACCAGTACCTCGACATGCACATGGCCATCGCCAGTGCGCTGTCGATGTTCGACAACACCCTGCGTCCGCATCTCGAAACCGGTGCCGCGCTCACCGAGGAGACGGCACAGTGA
- a CDS encoding DUF559 domain-containing protein produces MSVGDPISALVRPMGMGVPTRELVPYATPYEIRARYQQVIRGVRMPAGRPVTFRDLIDAALLLYPDAVFCGWTAAALHGVAYCADRPIEVWFPLPRRRQGIVIRGGAMPDADVIVVDGLRLTTGARTFVDIARFTDGDDAVVGADQCLRVRDDGRSVTTVQDVADYLDAHAHLHRSRRVRAVLAEADGGAESPPETHLRLLLHRAGLTMFATQIVIDGGRYRLDLGADEYKVAVEYDGRDHADPGQQSLDATRRNTLRHDYGWEVIVVTAKILSEGRDEMLRQVRSALDERAHAAA; encoded by the coding sequence ATGTCGGTGGGGGATCCGATCTCGGCGCTGGTGCGTCCAATGGGTATGGGGGTCCCCACACGAGAGTTGGTTCCGTACGCGACGCCGTACGAGATCCGTGCTCGATACCAGCAGGTGATCCGCGGTGTGCGCATGCCCGCGGGTCGGCCGGTGACGTTCCGCGACCTGATCGACGCGGCTCTGCTGCTGTATCCCGACGCCGTGTTCTGCGGGTGGACCGCCGCGGCCCTGCACGGCGTCGCGTACTGCGCCGACAGGCCGATCGAGGTCTGGTTTCCGCTGCCCCGACGACGGCAGGGGATCGTCATCCGCGGCGGCGCCATGCCCGATGCGGACGTGATCGTCGTCGACGGCCTCCGGCTCACGACGGGCGCCCGCACGTTCGTCGACATCGCCCGTTTCACCGACGGTGACGATGCCGTCGTCGGCGCGGATCAGTGCCTGCGGGTGCGCGACGACGGACGGTCCGTCACGACGGTGCAGGACGTCGCCGACTACCTCGACGCCCACGCGCACCTGCACCGGTCGCGTCGAGTGCGCGCCGTGCTCGCCGAGGCCGACGGAGGAGCCGAATCGCCACCCGAAACGCATCTGCGACTGCTACTCCATCGGGCCGGTCTCACCATGTTCGCCACGCAGATCGTCATCGACGGTGGCCGCTACCGCCTCGACCTCGGCGCGGACGAGTACAAGGTCGCCGTCGAATACGACGGCCGCGATCACGCCGATCCAGGGCAACAGAGTCTGGACGCGACTCGTCGCAACACTCTGCGGCACGACTACGGCTGGGAGGTCATCGTGGTCACCGCGAAGATCCTGTCCGAGGGACGTGACGAGATGCTCCGCCAGGTGCGGTCCGCCCTGGATGAGCGTGCACACGCGGCGGCATGA
- a CDS encoding decaprenyl-phosphate phosphoribosyltransferase produces MSEEPIEHGEPKAPSNLATGLIKAIRPRQWVKNVLVVVAPLAAGRDQLEYVNFANVGLAFIAFCLAASSIYLINDALDVEADRQHPTKRYRPIAAGVVPVNLAYVLSAVFAIAAIGVSLLANKDLAIVIAVYIVIQLGYCFGLKHQAVIDICIVSSGFLLRAMAGGFAAELPKGLSQWFLLVMAFGSLFMAAGKRYAELQLAERTGAKIRKSLEYYTTTYLRFVWTLAATAVVLCYGLWAFDKTVHPDNIWYALSMVPFTVAILRYAVDVDGGEAGEPEEIALGDRVLQVLAIAWIGTVVAAVYFA; encoded by the coding sequence ATGAGCGAGGAGCCGATCGAGCACGGCGAGCCGAAGGCACCGTCGAACCTCGCCACCGGACTGATCAAGGCGATCCGGCCCCGGCAGTGGGTCAAGAACGTCCTCGTCGTGGTGGCCCCGCTGGCCGCCGGGCGCGACCAGCTCGAGTACGTCAACTTCGCGAACGTCGGGCTCGCGTTCATCGCGTTCTGCCTGGCCGCGTCGTCGATCTACCTGATCAACGACGCCCTCGACGTCGAGGCCGACCGCCAGCACCCCACCAAGCGTTACCGCCCGATCGCCGCCGGCGTGGTGCCGGTGAACCTGGCCTACGTGCTGTCCGCGGTCTTCGCGATCGCGGCGATCGGCGTCTCGCTGCTCGCCAACAAGGACCTGGCGATCGTGATCGCGGTCTACATCGTGATCCAGCTGGGCTACTGCTTCGGCCTCAAGCACCAGGCCGTGATCGACATCTGCATCGTGAGCTCCGGCTTCCTGCTCCGGGCGATGGCCGGTGGCTTCGCCGCCGAGCTGCCCAAGGGCCTGTCGCAGTGGTTCCTGCTGGTGATGGCCTTCGGCTCGCTGTTCATGGCCGCGGGTAAGCGCTACGCGGAGCTGCAGCTCGCCGAGCGCACCGGCGCCAAGATCCGCAAGTCGCTCGAGTACTACACCACCACCTACCTGCGGTTCGTCTGGACGCTCGCGGCCACCGCCGTGGTCCTCTGCTACGGCCTGTGGGCCTTCGACAAGACGGTGCACCCGGACAACATCTGGTACGCCCTGTCGATGGTGCCGTTCACCGTCGCGATCCTGCGCTACGCGGTCGACGTCGACGGCGGCGAGGCGGGCGAGCCCGAGGAGATCGCCCTGGGTGATCGCGTGCTGCAGGTGCTCGCGATCGCGTGGATTGGAACCGTCGTTGCCGCGGTCTACTTCGCCTGA
- the zomB gene encoding flagellar motor control protein ZomB, translated as MPRSTSPDAPAGESAGTVPSTFSAPRVSFWLGVAACAVLFGYGAWQRRWIADDGLIVLRTVRNLLAGNGPVFNAGERVEVNTSAAWTYIIWFFSWISGVQTEYVVLTVALVLSVAAIPLAMLGTARLYRGGPGWTRLRGSGLLLLPAGGLVYMALPPARDFATSGLEVSLTIFWVALLWYLAICWSQADRAPVERREQVRYWILTCATAFVAGLSWLVRPEMAVVGGLVLIVMFLAPVGLKLRLALTAAAGLLPVGYQIFRMGYYGLPVPNTAVAKDASGSKWGQGFTYLMNLVEPYSLWLPVLALAVAMPIILLPARGARTPLTGRFRLPRGGVRGLRDHLQRPAVIVAVMFLGGLIETLYWLRQGGDFMSGRVLLAPLFLLLLPVMVIPLRIPSRRPEDSTVRGIARLATGTAGAAVAAVLWVLVLGWALHATTFRGQPDGTAIGTTGIVDERAFYSLQTGHAHPLTADDYLDYPRMTSLQEILRATPRGGVYLPSFDYDWWFIDPLPYPRPDDVPLRQTVFFTNLGMTGMNLPLDVRVWDQIGLAWPMASHTARLEDGRIGHDKEMFPDWAVAEAKAYPKKPALPPFIDPDWVNQSRVALTCPQIQQLQDSYSAPLTFDLFKRNFKLSLANMKLRIDRVPEYTLRMCRLDVPPPLTDDQKSMPKP; from the coding sequence TTGCCGCGGTCTACTTCGCCTGACGCCCCGGCCGGCGAGTCCGCCGGCACCGTGCCGTCGACCTTCTCCGCACCCCGAGTCAGCTTCTGGCTCGGGGTGGCGGCGTGCGCGGTCCTGTTCGGCTACGGCGCCTGGCAGCGCCGGTGGATCGCCGACGACGGGCTCATCGTGCTGCGCACCGTCCGGAACCTGCTGGCCGGGAACGGCCCCGTCTTCAACGCGGGCGAGCGCGTCGAGGTCAACACCTCCGCCGCCTGGACGTACATCATCTGGTTCTTCTCCTGGATCAGCGGCGTGCAGACCGAGTACGTGGTGCTCACCGTCGCGCTGGTGCTGTCCGTCGCCGCGATCCCCCTCGCCATGCTCGGCACGGCCCGGCTGTACCGCGGCGGCCCGGGCTGGACGCGGCTGCGCGGTTCCGGCCTGCTGCTCCTGCCCGCCGGCGGCCTCGTCTACATGGCGCTGCCCCCGGCCCGCGACTTCGCGACGTCCGGTCTCGAGGTCTCGCTGACCATCTTCTGGGTGGCGCTGCTGTGGTACCTCGCGATCTGCTGGTCGCAGGCCGACCGCGCGCCGGTCGAGCGGCGCGAGCAGGTCCGCTACTGGATCCTCACCTGCGCGACGGCCTTCGTCGCCGGCCTCTCCTGGCTGGTGCGGCCCGAGATGGCGGTCGTCGGCGGCCTCGTGCTCATCGTCATGTTCCTCGCGCCCGTCGGGCTGAAGTTGCGGCTCGCGCTGACCGCCGCCGCGGGCCTGCTGCCCGTCGGGTACCAGATCTTCCGGATGGGCTACTACGGCCTGCCCGTGCCGAACACGGCCGTCGCCAAGGATGCCAGCGGCTCCAAGTGGGGCCAGGGCTTCACGTACCTGATGAATCTGGTCGAGCCGTACTCGTTGTGGCTGCCCGTGCTGGCGCTGGCCGTCGCGATGCCGATCATCCTGCTGCCCGCGCGCGGCGCCCGCACCCCGCTCACCGGCCGCTTCCGGCTGCCGCGCGGCGGCGTCCGCGGCCTGCGCGATCACCTGCAGCGGCCCGCGGTGATCGTCGCCGTGATGTTCCTCGGCGGCCTCATCGAGACGCTGTACTGGCTGCGCCAGGGCGGCGACTTCATGTCGGGCCGCGTGCTGCTCGCGCCGCTGTTCCTGCTGCTCCTGCCCGTCATGGTGATCCCGCTGCGGATCCCGTCGCGCCGCCCCGAGGATTCGACGGTCCGCGGCATCGCCCGGCTCGCCACCGGCACCGCCGGGGCCGCGGTCGCGGCCGTGCTGTGGGTGCTGGTGCTCGGCTGGGCGCTGCACGCCACGACGTTCCGCGGCCAGCCCGACGGCACCGCGATCGGCACCACCGGCATCGTCGACGAGCGGGCCTTCTACTCGCTCCAGACGGGCCACGCGCACCCGCTCACCGCGGACGACTACCTCGACTACCCGCGCATGACGTCGCTGCAGGAGATCCTGCGCGCGACCCCGCGCGGCGGCGTCTACCTGCCGTCGTTCGACTACGACTGGTGGTTCATCGATCCGCTGCCCTACCCGCGGCCGGACGACGTGCCGCTGCGGCAGACCGTCTTCTTCACCAACCTGGGCATGACCGGCATGAACCTGCCGCTCGACGTGCGCGTGTGGGACCAGATCGGCCTCGCCTGGCCGATGGCCTCGCACACCGCGCGGCTCGAGGACGGCCGCATCGGGCACGACAAGGAGATGTTCCCGGACTGGGCCGTCGCCGAGGCGAAGGCCTACCCGAAGAAGCCGGCGCTGCCGCCGTTCATCGACCCGGACTGGGTGAACCAGTCGCGCGTCGCGCTGACCTGCCCGCAGATCCAGCAGCTGCAGGACTCGTACTCCGCGCCGCTCACGTTCGACCTGTTCAAGCGGAACTTCAAGCTCTCGCTGGCGAACATGAAGCTGCGCATCGACCGGGTGCCCGAGTACACGCTGCGCATGTGCCGCCTCGACGTCCCGCCGCCGCTCACCGACGACCAGAAGTCGATGCCGAAGCCCTGA
- a CDS encoding phosphatase PAP2 family protein, whose translation MILVGVQAQLAGRPGVLPAARGLSHFGEHSLGWLGLAALGAVLQPKRRREYVTAGVGAFVAHAASVVIKRIVRRKRPDHPYITVGVGTPSKLSFPSSHATSSTAGAILLGRASGVPGGAVLAPAAIVPPMLASRMVLGVHYPTDVAAGAAIGAATALAAIEGERLWADRAARCASKNKSKGSNS comes from the coding sequence ATGATCCTCGTCGGCGTGCAGGCGCAGCTGGCCGGCCGCCCCGGCGTGCTGCCGGCGGCCCGCGGCCTCAGCCACTTCGGCGAGCACTCCCTCGGCTGGCTCGGCCTCGCCGCGCTCGGCGCGGTCCTGCAGCCGAAGCGCCGCAGGGAGTACGTCACGGCCGGCGTCGGCGCGTTCGTCGCGCACGCCGCGTCCGTCGTGATCAAGCGGATCGTGCGCCGCAAGCGCCCCGACCATCCGTACATCACGGTCGGCGTCGGCACCCCGAGCAAGCTCAGCTTCCCGTCCTCGCACGCCACCAGCTCGACCGCCGGCGCGATCCTGCTGGGCCGCGCCTCCGGCGTCCCCGGTGGCGCCGTGCTGGCGCCCGCCGCGATCGTGCCGCCGATGCTCGCCTCGCGCATGGTCCTGGGCGTGCACTACCCGACCGACGTCGCCGCCGGGGCCGCCATCGGAGCGGCGACCGCGTTGGCCGCGATCGAGGGTGAGAGACTGTGGGCTGACCGGGCGGCGCGCTGCGCCTCGAAGAACAAGAGCAAGGGATCGAACAGCTGA
- a CDS encoding glycosyltransferase, giving the protein MTDQAQTLLQRVILPRPGEPLDVRSLYIEEAETNSRRSHAPTRTSLNIAGESEVSFATYFNAFPASYWRRWTVLQDVVLRIELKGTARVDLYRSKVDGARIALGGGLVQTDATGYGVAEFATDLGPFEDGGWIWFDVTADSDTEIISAGWYATVGEEGLPAKRVTVGIPTFNRPDDAVAAIAALTSDPLVDEVIDAVLMPDQGNKKVIDHPDYEAAIAPLGERYRRFEQGNLGGSGGYGRIMYEALRLTDSPYVLYMDDDIAIEPDSILRALAFARFAKSPMLVGGQMLNLQDRSHLHCMGEVIDRNAFMWTAAPFVEYDHDFSEYPLKDKENSKNLHRRIDVDGNGWWMCLIPRVAAEEIGLPLPLFIKWDDWDYGLRAARAGYPTATVPGIAIWHMAWSDKDDAIDWQAYFHLRNRLVVASIHHEGDHRGIIKSSIKALMKHLLCLEYSTVAIQIEAMRDFLRGPEALYELLPTALPKIATMRKEYPDAVVLPSATELPRTSGQATAFGTKIPLNPVTKVSTLVKAVRNNLRPADPHNHEVPQANYPPLEARWFSLGRVDGVTVTTADGRGVVYRQRDREKMFALMRESLAVHREVDRRFAEMQQRYRAAYTDLTSREAWSKIFEPEESK; this is encoded by the coding sequence GTGACCGATCAGGCCCAGACCCTTCTGCAGCGCGTCATCCTGCCGCGCCCGGGCGAGCCCCTCGACGTGCGCTCGCTGTACATCGAGGAGGCCGAGACCAACTCGCGCCGCTCGCACGCGCCCACCCGCACGTCCCTGAACATCGCGGGCGAGTCCGAGGTCAGCTTCGCCACCTACTTCAACGCCTTCCCGGCGTCGTACTGGCGCCGCTGGACGGTCCTGCAGGACGTCGTGCTGCGGATCGAGCTCAAGGGCACGGCCCGCGTCGACCTCTACCGCTCCAAGGTCGACGGTGCCCGCATCGCCCTGGGCGGCGGGCTGGTCCAGACCGATGCCACCGGCTACGGCGTCGCCGAGTTCGCCACCGACCTCGGCCCGTTCGAGGACGGTGGCTGGATCTGGTTCGACGTCACCGCCGACAGCGACACCGAGATCATCTCCGCCGGCTGGTACGCCACCGTCGGCGAAGAGGGCCTGCCGGCCAAGCGCGTCACCGTCGGCATCCCCACCTTCAACCGGCCCGACGACGCCGTCGCCGCGATCGCCGCCCTGACCAGCGATCCGCTGGTCGACGAGGTGATCGACGCCGTGCTCATGCCCGACCAGGGCAACAAGAAGGTCATCGACCACCCCGACTACGAGGCCGCGATCGCGCCGCTGGGCGAGCGCTACCGCCGCTTCGAGCAGGGCAACCTCGGCGGCTCCGGCGGATACGGCCGCATCATGTACGAGGCGCTGCGCCTCACCGACAGCCCCTACGTGCTGTACATGGACGACGACATCGCGATCGAGCCCGACTCGATCCTGCGCGCGCTGGCCTTCGCCCGTTTCGCCAAGTCCCCGATGCTGGTCGGCGGGCAGATGCTCAACCTGCAGGACCGCAGCCACCTGCACTGCATGGGCGAGGTCATCGACCGGAACGCCTTCATGTGGACCGCGGCGCCCTTCGTCGAGTACGACCACGACTTCTCCGAGTACCCGCTGAAGGACAAGGAGAACAGCAAGAACCTGCACCGGCGCATCGACGTCGACGGCAACGGCTGGTGGATGTGCCTCATCCCGCGCGTCGCCGCCGAGGAGATCGGCCTGCCGCTGCCGCTGTTCATCAAGTGGGACGACTGGGACTACGGCCTGCGCGCCGCCCGCGCCGGCTACCCGACGGCGACCGTGCCCGGCATCGCCATCTGGCATATGGCCTGGTCCGACAAGGACGACGCCATCGACTGGCAGGCGTACTTCCACCTGCGCAACCGGCTCGTCGTCGCGTCGATCCACCACGAGGGCGATCACCGCGGCATCATCAAGAGCTCGATCAAGGCGCTCATGAAGCACCTGCTGTGCCTCGAGTACTCGACGGTCGCGATCCAGATCGAGGCCATGCGCGATTTCCTCCGCGGCCCCGAGGCGCTCTACGAGCTGCTGCCGACCGCGCTCCCGAAGATCGCGACGATGCGCAAGGAGTACCCGGACGCCGTCGTGCTGCCCAGCGCCACCGAGCTGCCCCGCACCTCCGGGCAGGCCACGGCGTTCGGCACGAAGATCCCGCTGAACCCCGTCACCAAGGTGTCGACGCTGGTCAAGGCCGTGCGCAACAACCTGCGCCCCGCTGATCCGCACAATCACGAGGTGCCGCAGGCCAACTACCCGCCGCTCGAGGCCCGCTGGTTCAGCCTGGGCCGGGTCGACGGGGTCACGGTCACCACGGCCGACGGCCGCGGCGTGGTCTACCGCCAGCGCGACCGGGAGAAGATGTTCGCGCTCATGCGCGAGAGCCTGGCCGTGCACCGCGAGGTGGACCGCCGGTTCGCCGAGATGCAGCAGCGCTACCGCGCCGCGTACACCGACCTGACCAGCCGCGAGGCCTGGTCGAAGATCTTCGAGCCGGAGGAGAGCAAGTGA